The nucleotide window GCAACAAGAAACCAAACTCTTGAGCATAAGCCAGCAACAAAGTCTTCACGGCTGAACCAAGTTCTCATGAGAGTACATCTTCCAGACCTATGGTGCCTAGCAAATCAAGCAGTTGTTGCCTGTTGGGCTGCAAGTCTCTTCCTTGCTTCCTCAATAATAGACAATTTAATACCCTTGCCCTTGGGAAGAGACACCCATGGCTTTGTACCCTTGCCAATTGTGAAGACATTACCAAGACGAGTAGCAAATTCATGGCCTTGAGCATCCTGGATGTGGATGGTCTCAAAGCTTCCCTTATGTTTCTCCCTGTTCTTAATGACTCCAACACGTCCTCTGTTCCTTCCACCAGTCACCATGACAACATTTCCAACATCGAATTTGATGAAATCAGCAATCTTATTTGTCTCAAAGTCCAGCTTGATGGTGTCATTGGCCTTGATAAGTGGATCTGGGTAGCGTATGGTGCGGCCATCGTAAGTGTTGAGATATGGAATTCCCTTTTGCCCAAATTGCACTGATCGAACCTTGCAGAGCTTGAACtgtaaaagaaattaagaaaataactAAATTGGGCTAGTGCATTTTTCATGCCAATATTAACCAAATCCATCACTGCGACAACCGAAACAAGAAACCATAAGAATGATGATGTTTCAAAACTTCTTCCAACAGCTTAAACAGTACATGAGAAAGATGTGAACTCCACATTGGTTATTTCAATCTAAAGATGAAagggttggaacttggaaggttTACCCAAGCAATTATCAATCCAATCCTTCTATGAAAGAACTAGTCTTTAAAGTGTTTAGTAAATTGTAAGTTGTAACCGTCCAATTAATTTTCTATTCACAATTGACACATAACAAAGTATTTATAATGCTTCTAGTGTTTTGAGGGAAACTGATTTATTCCGAAAAGATGAGTCCTATGAAAGGATACTTCAGAATTTATTATCAATCAGAGGATACTCTAAATACAATATCAAGCAAAGGGAACTCCAAATATCACACACCAACAGTTCTCTTCACCAAACAAGAATTATCGCAATCTATACAGTTTGGCAAAATCCTTGTCTAACCAGGACAAAATACTTCTGGAACCTGTTCTAGatctttttgtccaatttcagcAGGGCGGAGCTATATGAACACTCAACAAACTACACCATCTATGGTAAATATCCAACATAAACAGTCATCTTTGCAGAATTAATAAGACTTTCGTACAATAGAAAATTTACAACAAAGATCACTATGGTCCCATAAAGCAAGCTTAGCTACCTCATCCATTAATGAACTAATCTAATTGCATAATAGcgcaatatgcaaatataaataaaagcCAAGTGGAAACCAACCTTGGCTTCCTCATCTCTGATTGAGTGGAGGCGAAATCGACCCTTGGTATCATAAAGCAGACGGAAGTTCTCATTTGTTTTTGGAATTGATACAACATCTGGCcaaattacaagaaaaacatTTCAAGTATTTTCAATtagatataaattaaaaattcattTCCAAATCCAAACAATATTCAACAAACGATTATTTGCATAAGGCGTAAAAAATGAGCCAAAGAACACTTACCCATGAAGCCAGCTGGATATGTCTTATCAGTTCTAACTTTAGCATCAACCAGCACATGCCTTTGCATCAAAATAGCAATGACCTCACGGTAGGTGAGTGCATACTTCAACCTATTCCTTAAGATAAGGATCAAAGGCAAGCATTCCCTGGATTTGTGGGGTCCGGATGAGGGCTTGGGAGCCTATGCAACCAAtggaaaacataaaaacataaaaaaaaaactcataaagTGCTTCAGAAAACACTAAAATCTTCACTTACAAATGCCCCGCCAAGTTTGTCAAGCATCCAGTGCTTGGGGGCATTAAGCCTCTTCATATGTTTCTTCAGTCCTCTAGCctgaaaaatcaaaagaagtAAAAGTTAACAACCACAACAATCCCAAGGGCCAAAAGTTCTTTCAATATTTGCAAAAACAAAGGATCAGCCAGAAACTAAATGACATGATATTATACAATTCCAAGCAACCGCATCACCAAGTAATTTTCTTTATAACACATCTCAAATCTCAATGCATGTCAAATAAGAAAATTCACCTAATTTGTACCCAGAATGCAACTTCTTAGCCTTTTAATCTACTCTACACGGTATATATGCAtaaccaattaaccataacaCTAGTGAAACTCTACAGACGTTAAAAAAACTCACGTATACATCCCCAGAGAATGTGCTTCACTCTTGGTTTTTCCTAACTCACGACTAaacaaaatagaacaaaaagaTACGGGTCGACAACATTGGATGCATCAGAATGCATCTGACCCTCATACATCCAAAAAGCGAAATAGCTAAATTAgatcaaaacccagaaaaaattATTGACTTAACATCTCTTACGCCTACACAACTGGAATTACGAAAATAAAAGCACGAAGGGAAACAAAAAGGGAATCTCTAATGGATCTAACAACAAGAAGAACGAAAACTAAACGGTGCGGGAGGTATCGAGACCAAACGAACCATTTTGGTCGTCTGTAGCTATCGGCGCCAAGCAGCAGGTCTCCTCCTCTCGTAACTGTGCAAAAAAAGGCAGAGGCTTGCTCAAAACCCTAGCTCggctatttatttgttttttacgTGCTCAATTACGAAAATGCCACTTTAAGTTTTAGCTTTGCCAAGTGCTTATGGTTAACGCAACCGGTGATGGCTAAGTAtttaaatattctttttttattaaactaGAATGACACTATTTTGcatcccattttttattaaatacacttcattaaccctttaaaactATACTAGAGtgggtgtatttaataaaaactagggtgcaaataatgttcatctaaaCTAGAGCAGCGAGAAAATCATACACAGTACGTGAcattttgcttttctttggGCCCATCTCTTGTTATGTGGTGTGGTAGTCGATTTGAGCTCTGCGGCGTGGTGGTCATAGAAGCCCAAAAGTGAGCTAAGCAAGAGGTCAATTTAAGCTCTGAGTTCTTATTCGTATGCGTCCATGGAATGTGATAAATGGCATCATTGGACAGTGATGAATGGGTATTTGATTTGCTTCCAATTGAAATCCTATATTCACTTTGGTTTTATGAACCAAGGGCAGAGTCACGTTTGGGCTTAGGTGGGCTGTAGCCCGGGTGAATTTTTTGGAAAGTAATTAGTACTTATATattgtaggggtcaaagtcaacctcaacaaattatatgggtcatattcaacccaacaacaacataaaagcccaacagaggctagggccctgaagcccaacaataataaaagcccaacagaggctagggccccgaagcccaacaacataaaacagaccaaaacttacagtccaaaaaggacttggtcttatcaaggcagtacgaagccgatgcaaataaggccgaaccaataactaaaggacgaagccgaagataaggcagttcctcgttaaatggtaacagccgaaactactgtaaactactgcaaactactacaaactcctccaaactaccgtaaactcctccaaactgctatgaacttctctaactgccacaactgctggtaactgctcaagaaaagcatagaaggagttcattaggagggtggAAGGGGAGTCAGAGGGGGATTGGGATTTCTTACTCGCATtgtattcacaagtgataaataaaataccatatcattctgcaccgtggacctaggctaaaagccgaaccacgtaaaatctctctgttttgtcttatatttgcctattcattctccacaattcgattgtcgataatttacatcaacatatATCTAACTTAGCCCAGCCCAATACCCAAAAGAGCTCATACCCATATAATTCACTTCCCGGTAACTCTTCGATGGCTGCTCCAGGTAAATGAAGTTCTCATAGATGGATTTTGACGTGATGATGTCCAAATGCTACTAGCCCAGCTCCAAGTCTCGGAAGCAAGGCTCGCAGTCGCCGAGAGTGGATCATTTTTTGTCAAAACTCCAGCCTCCTTCCTATTTCCTTCATCTTGTTGTTggtaatttcttttatttctaaTTAATTTTATGCACATCACTTATTTACTTTACTTTTAGGTTTTGAGAATTTCAAGTTGAAGGTAATTTCTAAACTTTTAGGTTTTGGGGATTTCAATTCGAATAAGTCACAATGGAAAGTCAATGAAGCAAGAGAGACAAAACTTTGTTTTCATTCTTTAAACCAAGAGAAAGTGCATCAACTAGTGAAGGGCATTCTCCATCTAATGTTGATATCTCAAATCACCAACCCCTTTCCAAATCTCAAAGAGTTGAAATTGATCTTAGTACTCTTGAACGGGATCTTGGGATCCGGATCCCTATATGGCAACATCCCATTAATCAACGAGATGAAATTAGGAGAGCTTATATCAAAATGGATCCATATCAACCTAAGTTAGCAGAGTACTGAAGGACTAAATCAAGGTCACAATATCGTAAATTTCAATATTCATGGTTTGAGTACTTTCCTTGGTTAGAGTACTCTCCATCAAAGGATGCACCATTTTGTTTTCCatgctttgtttttcaaaataaagTGCCTCTCCATCCTGCATTCATTACTGAAGGGTTTAATAGTTGGAAGAGGGTTAACGATGGAGTTAGATGTGCACTTTTGATGCATGTGGGAGGTCCTACTTCACCACATAGTACTGCAATGAAATGTGTTGAAGATTTAATGAAAGTAACTGGACATATTGACAAAGTGCTAAATGCACCAACTATAGAAGAAGTTCAGAAGAATCTGTTGCGACTTACATCAACAATTGAGCGTATTTGGTGGCTTAGCTTGCAAGCTTGTGCATTTAGAGGTCATGATGAATCTTCAACTTCTAGCAATCGTGGTAATTTTATAGAGATGATAAGACTTATGAGCCGATTGAACGTTAAAATTGGTGATGTAGTCTTAGAGAAAGCTTTGAAAAATGGTAAATATACTTCACTGACCATTCAGAAAGAAATTTTGCATATTATTGCGAACAAAGTGAGAAGAAAAATTCGTGAAAAAGTTGGAGATGTAAAGTTCTATATTTTGGTTGATGAAGCCAAAGATGCATCAAATAAAGAGCAGATGACTATTGTTTTGAGATTTGTTGACAGTCGTGGTTTCTTACGAGAGCCTTTTTTTGTGATTGTGCATATTTTAGACACTACTGCTTCAacattgaagaaagaaatatcTAATGACCTTGCTCAATATAATTTGCATATCCTTAATATGCGAGGTCAAGGGTATGATTGTGTTAGTAATATGTGCGGTGCTTGGAATGGACTTCAAGCTCTATTTCTTAAAGATTGTCCATACGCATATTATGTACATTGTTTTGCTCACAGACTACAACTAGCATTAGCTGCAACTTCTGCAAAAGAGATTTCTATTTGGCTATTTTTTCAAAACTAACAGTCATTATCAATCTTGTTGGCGCTTCTCCCAAATGGCATACTGAATTACATTCTGCTCAAGCTATTAAAATTGTACGTATGGTAGCTTCTAGTGAAAGTGATACTGGTAGAGGCATTAATTTGATTGTAATTTACATCGGAGTGGAGCTACTCGGTGGAGCTCTCATTTTGATTCTATTTGCAACTTAATTGATATGTATGGTGCAACTATTTCAGTGCTTGAAAGTATTTTGATTCTATGaccggcttcgataccaattgttggaaacatgcaactcgcggaagcgtataaggacctcatagacataaacgatagctagacaagtttcaaaattttcttatcaaatactaatcaccatagcataaaccatatatcaattaattgcaagtagattatataccttgagatctctctgatttgatctctaataatcaggaacgaaggatggagtcagtgagtttgatactaagctcaaacctgcggatcttccaccgtatgcaccaattctcaaacttggattgagagggtggtctcttttctccaagaacctgaagaacacaaaccaaaactagtggaaacgattagagagtagagaggccaactggtgtctcaaaacttgtgttaacaaaacacacactatgtgtgtatttatagggttcggccacacctagggttttcccCCTAGGTgagccggcccctaagcctctccctctccttctccttctcctaattccggtccgttttggttttcctgtatcttctagtattgggcttctgggctacagtggagaccaacaaggaaaaataaaacatggggcttcctatgaatttaattatcagcccaaacccatggacataattataattcataaattataatatattccactaaaatattataattgcactccccgttttatctcaaattaaatctgagcctttcgttatacttgttcataaattcctcacgttaagttacagatacctgttgggtctaaattaaccttactagcaagtgtactagtcggcgactacagcacaatgataagcaagggtcgaatccacagggacggtgttatatctaatccaaatttatacttgtatttacgtatggacaatgcaaacaaaagtaaagttcaactcaagattgtttggttgggtaattaaactaaaacaagcaaatagtaaagtatttttggtattttctttgaataaggatgtaactaatgcaaatgagataaacaccaaagctttggaatcccccttgggaaataacttgcgatgacacaaattcacacacatatttgctaattcgggcataacgaatccgtacctaagtcggttttagcgcacttaagccaaatctccctaaaatcgattactagccatcttattggtctaggtcggatattcctaaatacattctagccatcttattggtctaaacatgcatagaaattcatggagttctatggagattaggattcatacaaattgtcacctaattaaagggagacacattcataatcaagtgtttcaagaagcataatctacttgacatattattgtctaagcaaattctccaaacaatttcatccaaaaacctaaagtgttggccaaacaccacaagcatgaagaaattgcaatcaaacatagaaacacaagatttatacccaaatcaactcatatatatgtaaatcaagtcataaacaaagtcatcaaacccaaggcttcaacctagccttggcacaagaggtttagttacacataatgagagaaaaacacaaaaggagagatgagaaaatcatgaataaacccaattagttgagtagatccaagttgagctgaagaatctctcctcctagctccaagagtcgcctccccctctgctttcgctccccagaaattctattctaggtctccaagtgtcctgcggctcggcaagttcgcgaattaaaacataccaaaaaactgtcttgtgcgcctaggcgcgttgtattcacgcctaggcgcaccacgcctaggcgcacgcctaggcgcacgcctaggcgcaatcctaggcgtgcacaacttcaaattcacgccccaactcgctggactgggcgtgcacaagtgatactgggcgtgcacaaatattgcgcctaggcgtagaatgattccaaaatctccatacgacgtccgatttgcacgattttagcgtctacggaaagcttgagatgtctagtttccaatgccttttatttcgcttgattccgataacgtgacaaaaagttataagtatttgaacacacgaaggtcggtggacattttcttcagttcagcccttttttcatcacttttcatccaaaccgcaatcaacctatcagaaatacaaatcaaaacataaatacactcattatttatcaaaagaaagcttaagagggggatatttctaccaaaaacaataggtattatcatacctatcaaacaccccacacttaaaccttacttgtcctcaagtaaaactaaacaaagtacatctaccaactaacatcctaactcactaacgcaggaatcgcgattgcatttagcatatgcaacaagccgttaaacccctaggtgtccctagtggaggagttttgtctcctgagggcttacaagaacgacacccacaaacgtttcaagataactcaaatcaaacatatgtgagggaaattgctagaatcgaaacaatatacatcaatgccatgcaatcaaaaagatgtggagaccccacacttcatccaaacatatactcagtgaagattatccgtctactcaatcacttcatctaaattaagtgcatgcaaagaagaaatgtataaatatttggcttccaaaagttcataggcgccaaacatagtcacattccaagaattccaagaacagtcaagtagtaataccaagacacttttatttatgtacatacttctcttcttcttcttcttcttcttttttttattatttttttttatttattattatttttttttattttcatcttactaggcccgtgcaatgctcactcctttaagctttctagtcaacccatgtaacaagttctcaaccaatgactcccaaccagttggtttagggcattatgtgataaagcacacctcggatcaatcactcgagttgaaaaggcttcgaagttaagctagcctagtatgttcatcaagattgtcttacctttttacgcgaaactcgagttggttagacaagagccccggttactcagcaagatcacaagagcggaacatgcttttattcatcatcaatttttttttaacatgcatgtaattaactagtgccaagaatatcactaacacggtgttctagatcatcttaaagaaagtccacattcaacatctattcacccaagtcataccccacaagcatacattcttgtgcaagtgaattcaagtgattatccaatagagtagacgtcaagcatatagaaggataagatgggttccacaaaccaagatcagctgcatttcaatatagcactcaattcaacagaaaattcccataaatatgcaagattcaagcactgaatttttttttatttttttttttttaaaattcagctacaacaaaaatcatgtgaaatttggcacaagataatccatatgcagtccacca belongs to Tripterygium wilfordii isolate XIE 37 chromosome 2, ASM1340144v1, whole genome shotgun sequence and includes:
- the LOC119983343 gene encoding 40S ribosomal protein S4 translates to MARGLKKHMKRLNAPKHWMLDKLGGAFAPKPSSGPHKSRECLPLILILRNRLKYALTYREVIAILMQRHVLVDAKVRTDKTYPAGFMDVVSIPKTNENFRLLYDTKGRFRLHSIRDEEAKFKLCKVRSVQFGQKGIPYLNTYDGRTIRYPDPLIKANDTIKLDFETNKIADFIKFDVGNVVMVTGGRNRGRVGVIKNREKHKGSFETIHIQDAQGHEFATRLGNVFTIGKGTKPWVSLPKGKGIKLSIIEEARKRLAAQQATTA